In Chelmon rostratus isolate fCheRos1 chromosome 9, fCheRos1.pri, whole genome shotgun sequence, the following proteins share a genomic window:
- the med12 gene encoding mediator of RNA polymerase II transcription subunit 12 isoform X1, producing MMAAFGILSYEHRPLKRPRLGPPDVYPQDPKQKEDELTALNVKQGFNNQPAVSGDEHGSAKNVNFNPSKISSNFSSIIAEKLRYNTFPDTGKRKPQVNQKDNFWLVTARSQSSINNWFTDLAGTKPLTQLAKKVPIFSKKEEVFGYLAKYSVPVMRSAWMIKMTCAYHAAITETKVKKRHVIDPCIEWTQIITKYLWEQLQKVAEFYRQFPSQGCSSPLPATPADVETAMKQWEYNEKLAMFMFQDGMLDRHEFLTWVLECFEKVRPGEDELLRLLLPLLLQYSGEFVQSAYLSRRLAYFCTRRLNLLLSDGSLGPGAGGHPAHGIMAQQGNALPPTPTSQPAGGNQPQTPFTDFYICPQHRPLVFGLSCMLQSIVLCCPSALVWHYSLTDSRNKTGSPLDLLPIAPSSLPMPGGNTAFTQQVRTKLREIEEQVKERGQAVEFRWSFDKCQETTAGFTIGRVLHTLEVLDNHSFEKSDFNNSLDSLYNRIFGSGQSKDGHEMSPDDDAVVTLLCEWAVCCKRSGRHRAMVVAKLLEKRQAEIEAERCGESEVVDEKGSVSSGSLSAATLPVFQDVLLQFLDTQAPTLTEPGNESERVEFSNLVLLFCELIRHDVFSHNIYMCTLISRGDLASDSHLPRPRSPSDEPSDESERKEQEAGSSGKNEDTGLSESMEIDHNSSANFDEMFSPPMHCESKGSPSPEKPAPEQDSKASCKDKGMDPAFPQLYEQPRHIQYATHFPIPQEESASHECNQRLVVLYGVGKLRDEARHTIKKITKDILKVLNRKSTAETGGEEGQKRKRSKPEAFPTAEDIFSKFQHLSHFDQHQVTSQVSRNVLEQITSFALGMSYHLPLVQHIQFIFDLMEYSLNISGLIDFAIQLLNELSLVEAELLLKSSSLVGSYTTSLCLCIVAVLRRYHSCLILNPEQTAQVFDGLRIVVKSGVNPADCSSAERCILAYLYDLYTSCSHLKNKFGEIFSEFCSKVKNSIYCNIDPSDSNMLWDPGFMMEAIANPSAHNFNHSMVGKILNDSPANRYSFVCNVLMDVCVDHRDPERVNDIGILCAELTAYCRSLSAEWLGILKALCCSSNNGNCGFNDLLCNVDVSDLSFHDSLATFVAILIARQCLLLEDLVRCVAIPSLLNAACSEQDSEPGARLTCRILLHLFKTPQRNPVPQDGVKSDKSSVGIRSSCDRHLLAASQNSIVVGAVFAVLKAVFMLGDAELRGSGLSHPAGLDDISEGRNVSIETASLDVYAKYVLKTICQQEWVGERCLKSLSEDSSALQDPVLVNIQAQRLLQLICYPHRQLDSDDGDNPQRQRIKRILQNMDQWTMRQSSLELQLMIKQSTNNELYSLLENIAKATIEVFQKSAEMNSSNPSGNGAAAQGGSASNNNSTTSKMKPILSSSERSGVWLVAPLIAKLPTSVQGHVLKAAGEELEKGQHLGSSSRKERDRQKQKSMSLLSQQPFLSLVLTCLKGQDEQREGLLTSLYSQVQQIVTNWREDQYQDDCKAKQMMHEALKLRLNLVGGMFDTVQRSTQQTTEWAVLLLDIISSGTVDMQSNNELFTTVLDMLSVLINGTLAADMSSISQGSMEENKRAYMNLVKKLRKELGDRQSESLEKVRQLLPLPKQTRDVITCEPQGSLIDTKGNKIAGFEKEGLQVSTKQKISPWDVFEGLKHSAPLSWGWFGTVRVDRKVTKFEEQQRFLLYHTHLKPKPRSYYLEPLPLPPEDEEPLTPVSQEPEKKMMEAVKPEKSVSAVPADSNKKKSNKKKKTPSTKTEDYVNRTSGGVAYGTNMPPELMQNHPYGRLPYGQQAVSIYTQNQPLPPGGPGLESPYRPARNPQMNKMMPTRPSYPGMMPGMQGSMPGMMGLDKQYPMVYKPQPSMPQGQILRQQLQVRLNQSMIGQQIRQITPNQPYTSMQASQNISQGYTTYGSHMGMQQHPSQGGGIVPSSYGNQNFQGTHPGANPAVVDPLRQMQQRPSGYVHQQAPGYAHNMQNTQRFAHQPLQQNTIMHGLSHMGGQGVHPGLRPNQMLAEQQQQQQQQQQAAQQQQQYLRQQQALRQQAQQVQQQQQQQQQQQQQQQQVQPQQVPPQQQVPQQQQQQQQVSAVPPPGQAQNQGLGMQPLPPQQPMFPRQGMQQTQQQQQTAALVRQLQQQLSNTQPGQGTNSYY from the exons gaTGAGTTGACTGCCCTGAATGTGAAGCAAGGATTCAATAACCAGCCGGCTGTGTCTGGTGATGAACATGGCAGTGCTAAAAATGTCAACTTTAACCCTTCAAAG ATCAGTTCAAACTTCAGCAGCATCATCGCAGAGAAGCTGCGTTATAACACGTTTCCAGACACGGGGAAACGTAAGCCACAGGTCAACCAGAAGGATAATTTCTGGCTTGTCACAGCAAGGTCACAGAGCTCCATCAATAACTGGTTCACGGATTTAGCTGGGACTAAACCTCTAACACAGCTGGCAAAAAAG GTTCCTATCTTTAGCAAAAAGGAGGAGGTTTTTGGGTACCTGGCCAAGTACTCTGTCCCTGTCATGCGCTCAGCGTGGATGATTAAGATGACCTGTGCGTATCACGCAGCCATCACAGAAACTAAAGTCAAGAAGAGGCATGTGATTGATCCTTGTATAG aatggACTCAGATTATTACTAAGTACCTGTGGGAGCAGCTTCAGAAGGTGGCCGAGTTCTACAGACAGTTTCCCAGTCAAGGCTGCAGCTCGCCCCTTCCAGCCACTCCTGCTGACGTGGAGACGGCCATGAAGCAGTGGGAATACAACGAGAAGCTAGCCATGTTCATGTTTCAG GATGGTATGCTGGACAGACATGAGTTCCTGACGTGGGTGCTGGAGTGTTTTGAGAAGGTCCGACCTGGCGAAGATGAGCTTCTCAGGCTTCTCCTGCCCCTTTTACTTCAG tACTCAGGGGAATTTGTACAGTCGGCTTACTTGTCACGGAGACTGGCTTACTTCTGCACACGCCGCCTCAACCTGTTGCTAAGCGACGGGAGCCTGGGCCCCGGCGCAGGAGGGCATCCAGCCCATGGCATCATGGCGCAGCAAGGTAACGCCCTGCCCCCCACCCCAACCTCGCAGCCAGCAGGAGGGAACCAGCCTCAGACACCTTTCACAGACTTCTACATCTGCCCTCAGCACAGGCCTCTGGTGTTCGGGCTCAGCTGCATGTTACAG AGCATAGTGTTATGCTGTCCCAGTGCTCTGGTGTGGCATTACTCTCTAACAgacagcagaaataaaaccGGTTCGCCTCTGGACCTCCTGCCCATCGCCCCGTCCAGCTTACCGATGCCCGGGGGAAATACTGCCTTTACACAGCAG GTCCGTACGAAGTTGAGAGAAATCGAGGAGCAAGTTAAGGAGCGAGGCCAGGCGGTGGAGTTCAGGTGGTCATTTGACAAGTGTCAGGAGACGACAGCAG GGTTCACCATCGGGAGGGTTCTCCACACCCTGGAGGTTTTAGACAACCACAGCTTTGAGAAGTCTGACTTTAACAACTCACTGGATTCGCTGTACAACCGAATATTTGGGTCCGGCCAGAGTAAAGATGGCCATGAG aTGTCACCAGATGACGACGCGGTGGTGACCTTGCTTTGCGAGTGGGCGGTGTGCTGTAAGCGTTCTGGCAGACACAGGGCCATGGTGGTGGCCAAGCTGCTGGAAAAGAGGCAGGCTGAAATAGAAGCAGAG aggTGTGGTGAGTCGGAGGTGGTGGATGAGAAGGGCTCTGTGTCATCCGGCTCCCTCTCAGCTGCTACACTACCAGTCTTTCAGGATGTACTGCTCCAGTTCCTCGACACTCAGGCCCCCACACtga cgGAGCCCGGGAATGAAAGCGAGCGAGTGGAGTTCTCCAACCTGGTCCTGCTCTTCTGCGAGCTCATCCGTCACGACGTCTTCTCCCACAACATCTACATGTGCACGCTCATTTCCCGCGGGGACCTGGCCTCTGACTCCCACTTGCCGCGCCCGCGCTCCCCCAGCGACGAGCCCTCCGATGAGTCAGAGCGCAAGGAGCAGGAGGCGGGCAGCAGTGGCAAGAACGAG GATACTGGTCTGTCGGAGTCTATGGAAATTGATCACAACTCCAGCGCTAATTTTGACGAG ATGTTCTCTCCTCCAATGCACTGCGAGTCTAAGGGGAGCCCCTCCCCCGAGAAGCCGGCTCCAGAGCAGGACAGCAAGGCCAGCTGTAAGGACAAGGGCATGGACCCTGCCTTCCCTCAACTGTACGAGCAACCTCGCCACATTCAGTATGCCACGCACTTCCCCATTCCTCAG gAGGAGAGCGCCAGCCATGAGTGCAACCAGCGGTTAGTGGTCCTGTACGGTGTGGGCAAACTGAGGGATGAGGCGCGACACACCATCAAGAAAATAACCAAAGACATCTTGAAGGTGCTCAACCGCAAAAGCACAGCAGAAACAG gaggggaggaagggcaaaagaggaagaggagtaagCCAGAGGCCTTTCCCACTGCAGAAGATATCTTCTCCAAATTCCAGCACCTCTCCCACTTTGACCAGCACCAAGTCACCTCCCAG GTGTCCAGAAATGTGCTGGAACAGATCACCAGCTTTGCCTTAGGGATGTCTTATCACCTGCCTCTCGTCCAGCACATTCAGTTCATCTTTGACCTCATGGAGTACTCCCTCAACATTAGTGGCCTCATAGACTTTGCTATTCAG cttCTGAATGAGTTGAGTCTGGTGGAAgccgagctgctgctgaagtcgTCCAGCCTGGTGGGCAGCTACACCACcagcctgtgtctgtgtattgtAGCTGTGCTGAGGAGGTACCACTCCTGCCTCATTCTCAATCCTGAGCAGACAGCGCAAGTTTTTGATGG GTTGCGCATCGTGGTGAAATCAGGTGTGAACCCGGCAGACTGTTCCTCTGCTGAGCGCTGTATCTTGGCCTACCTGTATGACCTCTACACCTCCTGCAGTCACCTCAAAAACAAGTTTGGCGAGATCTTCAG TGAGTTCTGCTCCAAAGTGAAAAACTCCATCTACTGCAATATCGACCCGTCAGACTCCAACATGCTTTGGGATCCTGGGTTCATGATGGAGGCCATCGCCAACCCCTCGGCCCACAACTTCAACCACTCCATGGTGGGCAAGATCCTCAACGACAGCCCAGCCAACCGCTACAGCTTCGTCTGTAATGTGctcatggatgtgtgtgtggaccacaGGGACCCAGAGAG GGTGAACGATATTGGGATCCTGTGTGCGGAGCTGACGGCGTATTGTCGCTCCCTGAGTGCTGAGTGGCTCGGCATCCTCAaggctctctgctgctcctctaaCAATGGCAACTGTGGCTTCAATGATTTGCTGTGTAACGTAGAT GTTAGCGATTTGTCCTTCCATGATTCCCTGGCAACCTTCGTAGCCATTCTCATAGCGAGACAGTGCCTACTCCTAGAAGACTTGGTTCGCTGCGTGGCCATTCCTTCCCTCCTCAATGCAG CCTGCAGTGAGCAAGACTCTGAGCCAGGAGCCAGACTCACCTGCAGGATTCTGTTGCACCTTTTCAAGACTCCACAGCGCAACCCTGTCCCCCAAGATGGTGTGAAGTCAG ATAAATCCTCCGTTGGTATCCGGTCGTCTTGTGATCGCCACCTTCTTGCTGCTTCTCAGAACAGCATAGTTGTTGGAGCAGTATTTGCTGTCCTGAAAGCTGTCTTTATGCTGG GTGATGCCGAGCTAAGAGGCTCAGGACTGTCACACCCTGCTGGTCTCGACGACATATCTGAGGGGCGCAATGTCTCCATAGAAACGGCCAGCTTGGATGTATATGCAAAGTATGTTCTGAAGACGATCTGCCAGCAG GAGTGGGTTGGAGAGCGCTGCCTGAAGTCTCTGTCTGAGGACAGCAGTGCCCTGCAGGACCCGGTGCTGGTAAACATTCAGGCACAACGGCTGCTGCAGCTTATTTGCTACCCACATCGCCAGCTGGACAGCGACGATGGAGACAACCCTCAGAGGCAGCGCATCAAACGCATCCTACAG AACATGGACCAATGGACGATGAGACAGTCTTccctggagctgcagctgatgatcAAACAGAGCACGAACAAC GAGCTCTACTCGCTCTTGGAGAACATAGCCAAGGCCACCATAGAAGTGTTTCAGAAATCAGCTGAGATGAACTCCAGTAACCCCTCAGGGAATGGAGCAGCGGCCCAAGGTGGCTCCGcatccaacaacaacagcaccaccAGCAAGATGAAGCCAATTTTAag ctcatcAGAGCGGTCAGGTGTGTGGCTGGTGGCTCCATTGATAGCCAAGCTGCCCACCTCGGTTCAGGGCCATGtactgaaggcagcaggagaggagctggagaaaggACAGCACCTGGGTTCCTCCTCACGGAAGGAGAGGgacaggcagaaacagaaaag CATGTCCCTGCTGAGCCAGCAGCCATTCTTGTCTTTGGTGCTGACCTGCTTGAAGGGGCAGGATGAACAGAGGGAAGGCCTTCTCACCTCCCTCTACAGCCAAGTGCAGCAGATTGTTACAAACTGGAGAGAAGACCAGTACCAGGATGactgcaaagcaaagcagatgATGCACGAGGCTCTGAAACTACGACTGAATCTT GTGGGTGGCATGTTCGACACGGTGCAGCGCAGcacccagcagaccactgagtggGCCGTACTACTCCTTGACATCATCAGCAGCGGCACAGTTGACATGCAGTCCAACAA TGAGCTCTTCACTACAGTGTTGGACATGTTGAGTGTGCTGATTAACGGCACACTGGCGGCTGACATGTCCAGCATCTCTCAGGGCAGCATGGAGGAGAATAAGAGAGCCTATATGAACCTGGTTAAGAAGCTCAGG AAAGAGCTTGGAGATCGGCAGTCAGAAAGTTTGGAAAAGGTTCGCCAGCTTCTGCCACTGCCCAAGCAGACCCGAGACGTCATAACCTGTGAACCTCAGGGCTCGCTCATCGACACAAAGGGTAACAAGATCGCTGGATTTGAGAAGGAG GGTCTTCAAGTATCAACCAAACAGAAGATCTCTCCCTGGGATGTCTTTGAGGGTCTCAAACACTCCGCCCCGCTCTCCTGGGGCTGGTTCGGCACGGTGCGTGTCGACCGTAAGGTCACCAAATTTGAGGAGCAGCAACGTTTTCTCCTCTACCACACCCACCTGAAACCCAAACCTCGTAGCTATTACCTGGAGCCACTCCCCTTGCCCCCTGAAGATGAGGAGCCCCTGACACCAGTCTCCCAGgaaccagagaagaagatgaTGGAGGCAGTGAAACCAGAGAAGAGTGTGTCCGCTGTGCCCGCTGACTCAAACAAGAAGAAATccaacaaaaagaagaaaactccCTCCACCAAGACAGAG GACTATGTGAACCGTACATCAGGCGGTGTGGCCTATGGGACTAATATGCCACCTGAGCTGATGCAGAACCACCCATATGGCAGGCTGCCATACGGCCAGCAGGCCGTGAGCATTTATACACAGAACCAGCCTTTACCTCCAG GAGGTCCAGGTTTGGAATCGCCATACAGACCTGCCCGCAACCCACAGATGAACAAAATGATGCCCACTCGACCCAGCTACCCAGGCATGATGCCCGGCATGCAGGGAAGCATGCCTGGCATGATGGGACTGGACAAGCAATACCCTATGGTGTATAAGCCCCAGCCTAGCATGCCACAGGGCCAGATACTCCGGCAGCAACTACAGGTCAGACTG aaTCAGAGCATGATAGGGCAGCAGATTAGACAAATAACACCCAACCAACCATATACTTCAATGCAGGCATCTCAG AACATATCTCAGGGCTATACCACGTACGGCTCACACATGGGGATGCAGCAGCATCCGTCTCAAGGTGGTGGTATAGTTCCTTCCTCCTATGGGAACCAAAACTTCCAGGGAACACATCCTGGAGCCAACCCAGCTGTGGTGGATCCTCTTAGGCAAATGCAGCAGAGGCCCAGTGGTTACGTTCACCAGCAGGCTCCAGGCTACGCACACAAtatgcagaacacacagag GTTTGCCCACCAGCCCCTCCAGCAGAATACCATCATGCACGGCCTCAGTCACATGGGAGGCCAGGGCGTCCATCCAGGCTTACGGCCCAATCAGATGCTGgcagaacaacagcagcagcaacagcagcagcaacaagcagcgcagcagcagcagcagtacctCAGACAACAACAAGCACTCAGA CAGCAGGCCCAACAAgttcaacaacagcagcagcagcaacaacaacaacagcaacagcagcagcaggtccagcCCCAGCAGGTTCCTCCTCAACAGCAagttccacagcagcagcagcagcagcaacaggtgtCAGCGGTGCCACCACCAGGCCAGGCGCAGAACCAGGGCCTGGGCATGCAGCCACTGCCCCCCCAGCAACCCATG TTCCCACGACAGGGAATGCAGcagactcagcagcagcagcagactgcagctctggtcAGACAGCTGCAACAGCAACTTTCAA ATACACAACCAGGACAGGGCACCAATTCATATTATTGA